Proteins from a single region of Rhodovibrio salinarum DSM 9154:
- the galU gene encoding UTP--glucose-1-phosphate uridylyltransferase GalU — MSERVRTAVIPAAGLGTRCLPASKAVPKEMMTVVDKPVIQYAVEEAFEAGIERVVLVTGRGKTAMEDHFDIDESLDQTLNDKSKTTELNAVRNTELDSGRLIAVRQNEAKGLGHAVWCARHVVGDQPFAVILPDDLVLAERGCLGQMLDVHDQVGGNLVAVQDVPREMTKKYGVLDVISEDGKLARANGLVEKPEPDVAPSTLAVIGRYVLQPEVMKALDDQGPGAGGEIQLTDALARLLGTQPFHGFRFDGTRYDCGDKSGFVEANVAFALQRADLGLAERLHALTSPNARQAA; from the coding sequence ATGAGTGAACGCGTTCGTACGGCCGTCATCCCGGCCGCCGGTCTTGGCACGCGGTGCCTGCCCGCCAGCAAGGCGGTGCCGAAGGAGATGATGACCGTGGTGGACAAGCCGGTCATCCAATACGCCGTCGAAGAGGCCTTCGAGGCCGGTATTGAGCGCGTGGTGCTGGTCACCGGTCGCGGCAAGACCGCGATGGAGGATCATTTCGACATCGACGAGTCGCTCGACCAGACCCTGAATGACAAAAGTAAAACGACGGAACTCAACGCGGTCCGCAATACCGAGCTGGACAGCGGCCGTCTGATCGCCGTGCGGCAGAACGAGGCGAAGGGCTTGGGCCACGCCGTCTGGTGCGCCCGCCATGTGGTCGGGGACCAGCCGTTCGCGGTGATCCTGCCGGATGATCTGGTGCTCGCCGAGCGGGGCTGTTTGGGTCAGATGCTGGACGTCCACGATCAGGTCGGCGGCAATCTCGTCGCCGTGCAGGACGTCCCGCGTGAGATGACCAAGAAGTACGGCGTGCTCGACGTCATCAGTGAAGACGGGAAGCTGGCGCGTGCCAACGGCTTGGTGGAGAAGCCGGAGCCGGACGTGGCGCCGTCCACGCTTGCGGTGATCGGCCGCTACGTCCTGCAGCCCGAAGTGATGAAGGCGCTCGACGATCAGGGTCCCGGCGCGGGCGGCGAGATTCAGTTGACCGACGCACTGGCCCGCCTGCTGGGCACGCAGCCGTTCCATGGCTTCCGGTTTGACGGCACGCGCTACGACTGTGGCGATAAAAGCGGCTTCGTCGAGGCAAACGTGGCGTTCGCCCTGCAGCGCGCTGATCTGGGGCTGGCCGAAAGGCTGCACGCGCTCACGAGCCCCAACGCCCGGCAGGCCGCCTAG
- a CDS encoding glycosyltransferase produces MSPREVMATLDERFVPTVAGFWARFAATGLLVYVAAMLVLFLPTSVFLPASGTFILSIGIIGIWRYSWWAVQAVRALYYRRVRFPQYRADAESIADNKVDHVYALVTSYQIEPEVTWPVYTSLLTEMKRYGVPATVIAAISHESDRDVLMRVVEDVGLPDHIELVTMYQDGTGKRPAMAEALRAISRRMPSENSVCIFMDGDCRLNGGTLEKALPFFKSMPDVGGVTVDNRGITTGGPWTKEWYDVRFAQRHLVMSSLSLSRKLLVLTGRFSVIRARLATDKTFIEQLEHDSIYHWRFGRFQFLSGDDKSTWFWLLKNGWNMLYVPDARVDGFEELPGKWLPTSAASLMKRWFGNMMRTNGRAIALGPGRVGGFAWWALIDQRITMWTALVGPLVAVVLSIMYDVRILAAYILWVLGTRLILTAVLGAQRGRFSPHWPFLLLFNQILGAIMKNYVAFRMNRQKWTRQEISAGEPENTTKRKLQRAGSNLVHATAVLAFLVGIFFYTGFFTVPERTTVREATASPLAATNDTMWVRNILDDLPSGRTLDLPEGRYALNGGLTSQRPDRAIRGAGVKQTTLTLLPDGDASTATDWKRVRCTGEQPSQACRTGGPVPVRLRHLTLRVPRD; encoded by the coding sequence ATGTCGCCTCGTGAGGTGATGGCCACCCTGGACGAACGCTTCGTGCCGACCGTCGCCGGCTTCTGGGCCAGGTTCGCGGCTACGGGCCTGCTCGTCTACGTGGCCGCGATGCTGGTCTTGTTCCTGCCGACATCGGTTTTCCTGCCGGCTTCCGGTACGTTCATTCTATCGATCGGCATCATCGGGATTTGGCGCTATTCCTGGTGGGCGGTCCAGGCCGTGCGCGCGCTGTATTATCGGCGCGTGCGCTTCCCGCAATACCGCGCCGACGCGGAATCGATCGCCGACAACAAGGTCGATCACGTCTACGCGCTCGTCACCTCGTATCAGATCGAGCCGGAGGTGACCTGGCCGGTCTACACCTCGCTTTTGACCGAGATGAAGCGCTATGGCGTGCCGGCCACGGTGATCGCGGCGATCAGCCACGAGTCCGACCGCGATGTCCTGATGCGCGTGGTCGAGGACGTTGGGCTGCCGGATCACATCGAACTGGTCACGATGTACCAGGACGGCACCGGCAAGCGCCCGGCGATGGCCGAAGCGCTGCGCGCGATCTCCCGGCGGATGCCGAGCGAGAACTCGGTGTGCATCTTCATGGACGGCGATTGCCGGCTGAACGGCGGCACACTCGAGAAGGCGCTACCGTTCTTCAAGTCGATGCCGGATGTGGGCGGCGTAACGGTCGACAACCGGGGCATCACCACGGGCGGTCCCTGGACCAAGGAGTGGTACGACGTCCGCTTCGCCCAGCGCCACCTGGTGATGAGTTCGCTGTCGCTGTCGCGCAAGCTGCTGGTGCTGACCGGCCGCTTCTCGGTCATCCGGGCGCGGTTGGCCACGGACAAGACGTTTATCGAGCAGCTTGAGCACGATTCTATCTATCACTGGCGTTTCGGCCGCTTCCAGTTCTTGAGCGGCGACGACAAGTCGACCTGGTTCTGGCTGCTGAAGAACGGCTGGAACATGCTCTATGTGCCCGACGCCCGCGTTGATGGCTTCGAGGAGCTTCCCGGCAAATGGCTGCCGACCTCGGCGGCGTCGCTGATGAAGCGCTGGTTCGGCAACATGATGCGCACCAACGGCCGCGCCATCGCGCTTGGCCCCGGCCGGGTCGGCGGGTTCGCCTGGTGGGCGCTGATCGACCAGCGGATCACGATGTGGACCGCCCTTGTCGGACCGCTCGTCGCGGTCGTGCTGTCGATCATGTACGACGTGCGCATCCTGGCGGCCTATATCCTCTGGGTCTTGGGCACGCGGCTGATCCTGACTGCCGTTCTGGGGGCGCAGCGCGGCCGCTTCTCTCCGCATTGGCCGTTTCTGCTGCTGTTCAACCAGATCCTGGGCGCGATCATGAAGAACTATGTCGCGTTCCGGATGAACCGGCAGAAGTGGACGCGCCAGGAAATCTCCGCCGGCGAGCCGGAAAACACCACAAAGCGCAAGCTGCAGCGTGCGGGCTCCAACCTGGTGCACGCCACCGCTGTGCTGGCCTTTCTGGTGGGCATCTTCTTCTACACCGGCTTCTTCACCGTGCCCGAGCGCACGACCGTGCGCGAAGCGACGGCCTCTCCCCTGGCCGCGACCAACGACACGATGTGGGTGCGCAACATCCTCGACGATCTGCCGAGCGGGCGCACGCTCGATCTGCCGGAGGGCCGCTATGCGCTGAACGGTGGCCTGACGTCCCAACGGCCCGACCGGGCGATCCGCGGTGCCGGCGTGAAGCAGACGACCCTCACCCTATTACCGGATGGCGATGCCTCCACCGCCACCGATTGGAAGCGCGTGCGCTGCACGGGGGAGCAGCCGTCCCAGGCCTGCCGAACGGGTGGGCCGGTTCCGGTCCGCCTGCGCCACCTGACGCTGCGCGTACCGCGTGACTGA
- a CDS encoding HlyD family efflux transporter periplasmic adaptor subunit, which yields MTDNDKHSNGKERAEPMLATDRLRTERRDQRKHVRVELPFEAQIDGKTYVGRDVSLNGFGIDKALSFHEGDNVHAELIFKFKGFTVNLPVTAKASGTGTTGRTGFEITSIEDDELEVLRKLITAHLSGTLVSIDGLLVSTDGQVARKAKKTGHAHSAKNRKRGSGLGTLVRWGAVASVAVALLLLAGTSFYERLFVVDSPFAATTAPRVDMRASGSGRFKDMGIVPGDRVKADEKIGRIINDELVSELAIAQATFQYQKQLISKLREAREQGGDAAAEAIAASLSNSNRSGSSGKRDVATLLTIEKRIEQLVSKKNLQRARIAALNQQDKGNTIYSPCDCIVHWARGGAGGTWVHNGDKLYELIPASPDKVMVEAQIPMSEVREIKRFQKANIELPNREQTITGRVVEVKLEGEHRPRAGFPKWVRQDLSKATVLIAPEKKIAQVGVGTPVDVSFSGTPQSLRTIHNTVTEVASSLVDQVLTDDSAQAARGDLPEKPQPQN from the coding sequence ATGACCGACAACGATAAGCATTCCAACGGCAAGGAGCGCGCCGAGCCGATGCTGGCGACCGACCGCCTCCGCACCGAGCGCCGCGATCAACGTAAGCATGTGCGCGTCGAACTGCCCTTCGAAGCGCAGATCGATGGCAAAACCTATGTCGGTCGCGACGTTTCCTTAAACGGCTTCGGCATCGACAAGGCACTGTCGTTCCATGAGGGCGACAACGTCCATGCCGAACTGATCTTCAAGTTCAAGGGCTTCACCGTGAACCTGCCGGTCACCGCCAAGGCGAGCGGCACCGGCACCACGGGGCGCACCGGGTTCGAGATCACGTCGATCGAGGACGATGAGCTGGAGGTGTTGCGCAAGCTGATTACCGCGCACCTGTCCGGCACGCTGGTCTCGATCGATGGGCTGTTGGTTTCGACCGACGGTCAGGTGGCTCGCAAGGCGAAGAAAACCGGCCATGCGCATTCGGCGAAGAACCGCAAACGCGGGTCCGGTCTGGGCACGCTCGTGCGTTGGGGCGCCGTCGCATCGGTCGCCGTCGCCCTGCTGCTGCTGGCTGGCACCTCGTTTTACGAGCGTCTGTTCGTCGTCGACTCGCCGTTTGCCGCTACGACCGCGCCGCGCGTGGACATGCGTGCCTCAGGCAGTGGCCGGTTCAAGGACATGGGCATCGTGCCCGGCGATCGGGTGAAGGCGGACGAGAAGATCGGCCGGATCATCAACGATGAGCTGGTCTCCGAACTCGCCATCGCGCAGGCGACCTTCCAATACCAGAAGCAGCTGATCTCCAAGCTTCGGGAAGCCCGGGAGCAGGGCGGCGATGCCGCGGCGGAGGCGATCGCGGCCTCGCTGTCCAACTCCAACCGCTCTGGCTCGTCCGGCAAGCGCGACGTTGCCACGCTGCTGACGATCGAGAAGCGGATCGAACAGCTGGTCTCGAAGAAGAACCTGCAGCGGGCCCGGATCGCCGCGCTGAACCAGCAGGACAAGGGCAATACGATTTATTCGCCGTGCGATTGCATCGTACACTGGGCCCGCGGTGGCGCTGGCGGTACCTGGGTGCACAACGGCGACAAGCTCTACGAGCTGATCCCCGCCTCGCCGGACAAGGTAATGGTCGAGGCGCAGATTCCGATGAGCGAAGTGCGCGAGATCAAGCGGTTCCAGAAGGCCAATATCGAGCTGCCCAATCGGGAGCAGACGATCACCGGCCGGGTCGTCGAGGTGAAGCTGGAGGGTGAGCACCGTCCGCGCGCCGGCTTCCCCAAGTGGGTCCGGCAGGACCTGAGTAAGGCGACGGTCCTGATCGCGCCCGAGAAGAAGATTGCCCAAGTCGGCGTCGGCACGCCGGTCGACGTCAGCTTCTCCGGCACGCCGCAGTCGCTGCGCACCATCCACAACACGGTGACGGAAGTGGCCAGCAGTCTGGTCGATCAGGTGCTGACCGATGACAGCGCCCAGGCGGCCCGCGGCGATCTGCCGGAGAAGCCGCAACCTCAGAACTAA
- a CDS encoding UDP-glucose dehydrogenase family protein, whose product MKIAMIGTGYVGLVSGVCFAELGFETVCIDKQADKIDGLERGVMPIYEHGLEEMVARNFAAGRISFSTDLAGSVADADAVFIAVGTPSDVDGRPDLSAVYAAAREIANAVTGYTVVVNKSTVPVGTGAEVARVIHETNPDADVDVASNPEFLREGQAIGDFMNPDRVLLGVPSPRAGQVLQTIYQPLKDQGAPVIETVRESAEIAKYAANSFLATKITFINQVADLCERAGADVDDVAQAIGLDPRIGSSFLKAGPGYGGSCFPKDTRGFASVARDYGSDQEVVDAVIEANENRKYRMAERIVDAGGGDLRGKTVAVLGLTFKPDTDDMRASPSLVIVPELQRHGAKVRAYCPGGMGNASEMLEGVDFCDGKEDAAHNADVVVVLTDWAEFKQMDLVQIGQRARGNTLIDLRNLFDPQQVLDAGFTYFSVGRPASQAMQGSDLGAIEDMPRFAAAGE is encoded by the coding sequence ATGAAGATCGCGATGATTGGCACCGGCTATGTCGGTCTGGTGTCCGGCGTCTGCTTTGCGGAGCTTGGTTTCGAGACGGTCTGCATCGACAAGCAGGCGGACAAGATCGACGGGCTGGAGCGCGGCGTCATGCCGATCTACGAGCACGGCCTGGAAGAGATGGTCGCGCGGAACTTCGCCGCGGGCCGGATCAGCTTTTCCACCGACCTGGCGGGCAGCGTCGCCGACGCGGACGCCGTGTTCATCGCCGTCGGCACCCCAAGCGACGTCGATGGCCGGCCGGATCTGTCGGCGGTTTACGCAGCCGCGCGCGAGATCGCTAACGCGGTGACCGGCTACACGGTGGTGGTCAACAAGTCGACCGTTCCGGTCGGCACCGGTGCCGAGGTCGCCCGGGTGATCCACGAAACCAATCCGGACGCGGATGTGGATGTCGCTTCCAATCCCGAGTTCCTGCGCGAAGGCCAGGCGATCGGCGATTTCATGAACCCGGACCGGGTGCTGCTGGGTGTCCCGAGCCCGCGGGCGGGGCAGGTCCTGCAGACGATCTACCAGCCGCTCAAGGATCAGGGGGCGCCGGTGATCGAGACGGTGCGCGAAAGCGCTGAGATCGCGAAGTATGCGGCGAACAGCTTCCTCGCCACCAAGATCACTTTCATCAATCAGGTCGCCGACCTGTGCGAGCGCGCCGGTGCTGACGTCGATGACGTGGCGCAGGCGATCGGCCTAGACCCGCGGATCGGCAGCAGCTTCCTGAAGGCCGGTCCCGGCTATGGCGGCTCCTGCTTCCCGAAGGACACGCGTGGCTTCGCGAGCGTCGCGCGCGATTACGGCAGCGACCAGGAGGTCGTGGATGCCGTGATCGAGGCCAACGAGAACCGCAAGTACCGCATGGCCGAACGGATCGTCGACGCCGGCGGCGGCGATCTGCGCGGCAAGACGGTCGCGGTGCTTGGCCTGACCTTCAAGCCCGACACCGATGACATGCGCGCCTCGCCCAGCCTGGTCATCGTGCCGGAACTGCAGCGCCACGGCGCCAAGGTGCGCGCCTACTGTCCGGGTGGCATGGGCAACGCCAGCGAGATGCTGGAGGGCGTCGATTTCTGCGATGGCAAGGAAGACGCCGCTCACAATGCCGATGTCGTGGTCGTCCTGACCGATTGGGCTGAGTTCAAGCAGATGGACCTCGTACAGATCGGCCAGCGGGCGCGCGGCAATACACTGATCGACTTGCGCAACCTGTTCGATCCGCAGCAGGTCCTGGATGCCGGCTTCACCTATTTCAGCGTGGGACGTCCGGCCAGCCAGGCGATGCAGGGATCGGATCTTGGAGCGATCGAAGACATGCCGCGGTTCGCGGCGGCAGGCGAGTGA
- a CDS encoding polysaccharide lyase gives MTDHSRFFHKAGCFAVPAAALAFAIAAVVGAPQGQAADGQQDRIKGFPNAANSDYVPRKRVAGCAQRYGDAARLGIDPGDTGQPLDKAIEQAKLGRVWGVEKNASITSSPDGAAMEVVYPKGSYSPGADDAPRGGAGFVAEFGAGDGLERACLTYNVRFQDDFYFKKGGKLPGLYGGNAPTGGDEVTGTNGFSARLMWRSLGAGEAYAYVVNKPDDYGLSIGRGAWQFQPGAWQAIQMEVVLNDPGRANGRLRVWVDGRQVIDKGQLVYRTDRGVKIDGLIFQTFFGGGDKSWASPKDQSAAFSDFKIYQPQRGEG, from the coding sequence ATGACCGATCATTCCCGCTTCTTCCATAAAGCCGGCTGCTTTGCGGTCCCGGCCGCGGCGCTGGCGTTCGCCATTGCCGCGGTGGTGGGCGCCCCGCAGGGGCAGGCGGCCGACGGGCAGCAGGATCGGATCAAGGGATTCCCGAACGCGGCCAATTCCGATTATGTCCCGCGCAAGCGGGTCGCCGGCTGTGCCCAACGTTACGGTGATGCGGCCAGGCTCGGGATCGATCCGGGCGATACCGGCCAGCCGCTCGACAAGGCAATCGAACAGGCCAAGCTGGGCCGTGTTTGGGGGGTCGAGAAAAACGCCTCGATCACTTCCTCGCCCGATGGCGCCGCCATGGAGGTTGTTTACCCGAAGGGCTCCTATAGCCCGGGGGCCGACGATGCGCCGCGTGGTGGTGCCGGCTTCGTGGCCGAATTCGGCGCCGGCGATGGGCTGGAGCGCGCCTGCCTGACCTATAATGTACGCTTCCAGGACGACTTCTACTTCAAGAAGGGCGGCAAGCTTCCGGGCCTTTACGGCGGCAACGCGCCGACCGGCGGTGATGAGGTGACCGGCACGAACGGCTTCTCCGCGCGGCTTATGTGGCGGTCGCTCGGTGCTGGGGAGGCCTACGCCTACGTCGTCAACAAGCCGGATGACTATGGCCTGTCGATTGGCCGCGGGGCCTGGCAGTTCCAGCCGGGAGCATGGCAGGCGATCCAGATGGAGGTCGTCCTCAATGATCCAGGCAGGGCCAATGGCCGGTTGCGTGTTTGGGTCGACGGTCGGCAGGTGATCGACAAGGGGCAGCTGGTCTATCGCACCGATCGGGGCGTGAAGATCGACGGCCTGATCTTCCAGACCTTCTTCGGTGGTGGCGACAAGTCGTGGGCCAGCCCGAAGGATCAGAGCGCCGCGTTCTCAGACTTCAAGATCTACCAGCCGCAGCGGGGCGAGGGATGA
- a CDS encoding alginate lyase family protein, translating to MTTARHAGLWLAVAALTVQAALGVPTATAETSQPDRQSEDGNKFNRGQTAVTGADGLVSIKEREAFPLEQYKVHDDDASYFDVEQRRQFIQSHGTPAMLAQAEQLSLSQSCADAMNMPVMSHKIQLPGFYPQPKRWRQAAQPFFAFEDAVTRLAGRWVVTGNPEPARCLTRMLAKWAREGGFMTFSFAQATPQAWFAIESSLFAAGLAYSTVSEFAAREMPEKAQKVEDWLNAVSREHISKKSDGPSCCNNHFYRRGLHAAINGVVSDDDELFRYGVAALYSALHEANPDGSLPRELTRGTRAVHYQNYANIYLSLIAQIVQRQGYDIYDVEVKDRTLKTLANWAVDVVRHPAKIDPYVTDSQNRWFMDDPQYFAWMETYIRDFPNEGMQKLLTPRRPTYNRSAGGFMTLYFRKPDPSNEATSQTLVQVGNAFVSETESCAKDPRWHQKRDIEWRRQCERTLREEPPRKHSTGADIYSDQLSEQPDQ from the coding sequence GTGACGACGGCTCGACATGCGGGGCTCTGGCTCGCTGTGGCGGCGCTGACGGTGCAGGCGGCTCTGGGTGTGCCGACGGCCACCGCTGAAACCAGCCAGCCAGACCGCCAGTCCGAGGACGGTAACAAGTTCAACCGTGGTCAGACCGCGGTCACCGGAGCTGACGGGTTGGTCTCGATCAAAGAGCGCGAGGCCTTTCCCCTCGAGCAATACAAGGTGCACGACGACGACGCGAGCTACTTCGACGTCGAACAGCGCCGCCAGTTCATCCAGAGCCATGGTACGCCGGCCATGCTGGCGCAGGCCGAACAGCTGTCGCTATCGCAGTCCTGCGCCGATGCGATGAACATGCCGGTGATGTCGCATAAGATTCAGCTGCCGGGCTTCTATCCGCAACCCAAACGGTGGCGGCAGGCCGCGCAGCCGTTCTTCGCGTTCGAGGATGCGGTGACGCGCCTGGCCGGGCGGTGGGTCGTCACCGGCAACCCGGAGCCGGCCAGGTGCCTGACCCGGATGCTGGCAAAGTGGGCGCGGGAAGGTGGTTTCATGACCTTCTCCTTCGCCCAGGCGACGCCGCAGGCGTGGTTCGCCATCGAATCCTCGCTGTTCGCCGCGGGTCTCGCCTATTCGACGGTCAGCGAATTCGCCGCGCGGGAAATGCCGGAGAAGGCGCAGAAGGTCGAAGACTGGCTGAACGCCGTCTCGCGCGAGCATATCTCCAAAAAGTCGGACGGGCCGTCCTGCTGCAACAACCACTTCTATCGCCGAGGTTTGCACGCTGCCATCAACGGCGTGGTGTCGGACGATGACGAGTTGTTTCGCTACGGGGTCGCCGCACTTTACTCGGCCCTGCACGAGGCGAACCCTGATGGCAGCCTGCCGCGCGAGCTTACCCGCGGTACGCGTGCGGTCCACTACCAGAACTACGCCAACATCTATCTCAGCCTGATCGCCCAGATCGTCCAGCGGCAGGGGTATGACATCTACGACGTCGAGGTGAAGGACCGCACGTTGAAGACCTTGGCGAACTGGGCCGTCGACGTGGTCCGCCATCCCGCCAAGATCGATCCATACGTCACCGATTCCCAGAACCGCTGGTTCATGGACGATCCGCAGTATTTTGCCTGGATGGAAACCTACATTCGCGACTTTCCGAACGAGGGCATGCAGAAGCTGCTGACCCCGCGCCGTCCGACCTACAACCGGTCAGCCGGTGGCTTCATGACCCTGTATTTCCGCAAGCCGGATCCCAGCAACGAAGCAACCTCGCAGACCTTGGTGCAGGTCGGGAATGCCTTCGTCAGCGAGACGGAGAGCTGCGCGAAAGATCCGCGTTGGCACCAGAAGCGTGACATCGAGTGGCGGCGGCAGTGCGAGCGCACGCTGCGTGAGGAGCCGCCGCGTAAGCATTCCACCGGGGCCGACATCTATAGCGATCAGTTGTCGGAACAACCGGACCAGTAA